From Bradyrhizobium symbiodeficiens, the proteins below share one genomic window:
- a CDS encoding aspartate kinase — MSRLVMKFGGTSVANIERIRNVARHVKREVDAGHEVAVVVSAMSGKTNELVAWCTEASPMHDAREYDAVVASGEQVTSGLLAIALQGMGIQARSWQGWQIPIKTSDAHASARIEDIDGTEIIKRFRERKEVAVIAGFQGIEPKTGRITTLGRGGSDTSAVAIAAAVKADRCDIYTDVDGVYTTDPRIVPKAKRLDKIAFEDMLELASQGAKVLQVRSVELGMVHNMPIFVRSSFDKPEDIDPHANQPPGTLICSEEEIMESHVVTGIAFSKDEAQISVRQIEDKPGVAASIFGPLADANINVDMIVQNVSEDGKTTDLTFTVPAADYTRAKDTITAAKAKIGYARLDTATDVAKISVIGSGMRSHAGVAAQAFSALAGRNINIRAITTSEIKFSVLIDTAYTELAVRTLHTLYGLDQA; from the coding sequence ATGAGCCGCCTCGTGATGAAATTCGGCGGCACATCCGTCGCCAACATCGAACGTATCCGCAACGTCGCACGCCATGTGAAGCGTGAGGTCGACGCCGGCCACGAAGTGGCCGTGGTCGTCTCGGCGATGTCCGGGAAAACCAACGAGCTGGTGGCCTGGTGCACCGAGGCCTCGCCGATGCACGACGCGCGCGAATACGACGCCGTCGTCGCCTCCGGCGAACAGGTGACATCCGGCCTGCTCGCCATTGCGCTCCAGGGCATGGGCATTCAGGCCCGCTCCTGGCAGGGCTGGCAGATCCCGATCAAGACCAGCGACGCCCACGCCTCGGCCCGGATCGAGGACATCGACGGCACCGAGATCATCAAGCGCTTCAGGGAGCGCAAGGAGGTCGCGGTCATCGCCGGCTTCCAGGGCATCGAGCCCAAGACGGGCCGCATCACCACGCTCGGCCGCGGCGGCTCCGACACCTCGGCCGTGGCGATCGCCGCCGCCGTCAAGGCCGACCGCTGCGACATCTACACCGATGTCGACGGCGTCTACACCACCGACCCGCGAATCGTTCCGAAGGCCAAGAGGCTCGACAAGATCGCATTCGAAGACATGCTGGAACTGGCCTCCCAGGGCGCAAAAGTGCTCCAGGTTCGCTCGGTGGAACTCGGCATGGTCCACAACATGCCGATCTTCGTCCGTTCGAGCTTCGACAAGCCCGAGGATATCGACCCGCATGCCAACCAGCCGCCCGGCACGCTGATCTGCAGCGAGGAGGAGATCATGGAAAGCCACGTCGTCACCGGCATCGCCTTTTCGAAGGACGAGGCCCAGATCTCGGTGCGCCAGATCGAGGACAAGCCGGGCGTTGCCGCCTCGATCTTCGGCCCGCTGGCGGATGCCAACATCAACGTCGACATGATCGTGCAGAACGTCTCGGAGGACGGCAAGACAACCGACCTCACCTTCACGGTGCCGGCAGCCGATTATACCCGCGCCAAGGACACGATTACCGCCGCCAAGGCCAAGATCGGTTATGCACGGCTGGATACCGCTACCGACGTCGCAAAAATCTCGGTGATCGGCAGCGGCATGCGCAGCCATGCCGGCGTCGCCGCCCAGGCGTTCTCGGCCCTTGCGGGGCGGAATATCAACATCCGGGCCATTACAACCTCCGAGATCAAGTTCTCGGTTTTGATCGACACCGCCTATACCGAGCTTGCGGTGCGCACCCTGCATACGCTCTACGGTCTCGATCAGGCCTGA
- a CDS encoding EamA family transporter has translation MFTVASLWIPFTVVAALGQVARNAMQRSLTKPLGTWGATNIRFLFGFPFSLLFLGVVLIATGDHLGPPPSVFWPWLLLGALSQIVATGLMLLAMNDRSFVVTTAYLKTEAIQTAIFGFVFLGDQLTWLKVLAIVVATIGVVITALRSGGEKSFAELKPTITGLVAAAAFALSAVGFRGAIINVPGVSFVTAASLTLVLGLFVQTLILTIYLLWRAPKVLQAILGLWKPSMLAGFMGAFASQFWFLAFALTAAANVRTLALIEVLFAQAVAYYSFKQPIAPRELAGIALIIIGVAVLVGA, from the coding sequence ATGTTCACCGTCGCCAGCCTCTGGATTCCCTTCACCGTCGTCGCCGCGCTGGGCCAGGTCGCGCGCAATGCGATGCAGCGGTCGCTGACGAAGCCGTTGGGGACCTGGGGAGCGACCAATATCCGCTTCCTGTTCGGCTTTCCGTTCTCGCTATTGTTTCTGGGCGTGGTGCTGATCGCGACCGGCGATCATCTCGGCCCGCCGCCCTCCGTGTTCTGGCCGTGGCTGCTGCTGGGTGCGCTCAGCCAGATCGTCGCCACCGGCCTGATGCTGCTCGCGATGAACGACCGTTCCTTCGTGGTGACGACGGCGTATCTGAAGACCGAGGCGATCCAGACCGCGATCTTCGGCTTCGTCTTCCTCGGCGACCAGCTGACCTGGCTAAAGGTGCTGGCGATCGTCGTCGCGACAATCGGCGTCGTCATCACCGCGCTCAGGTCCGGCGGCGAGAAGAGTTTTGCGGAGCTGAAGCCGACCATTACCGGGCTCGTTGCCGCGGCGGCCTTCGCGTTGTCCGCTGTCGGCTTTCGCGGCGCCATTATCAATGTTCCCGGCGTCTCTTTCGTGACCGCGGCCTCGCTCACGCTGGTGCTTGGCCTGTTCGTGCAGACGCTGATCCTGACCATCTATCTGCTCTGGCGCGCGCCAAAGGTGCTGCAGGCGATTTTGGGCTTGTGGAAGCCGTCGATGCTGGCGGGCTTCATGGGCGCCTTCGCCTCGCAGTTCTGGTTCCTGGCGTTCGCGCTGACGGCCGCCGCCAATGTCCGCACGCTCGCTCTGATCGAGGTGCTGTTCGCGCAAGCCGTGGCGTATTACTCGTTCAAGCAGCCGATCGCGCCACGCGAGCTTGCAGGCATCGCGTTGATCATCATCGGCGTGGCGGTGCTGGTGGGAGCCTAG
- the ptsP gene encoding phosphoenolpyruvate--protein phosphotransferase, producing the protein MRSASGGPRVLLRRLRETMAEQVSAQERLDKIVVLIAANMVAEVCSVYVLRVDNTLELYATEGLNREAVHHTVLSAHEGLVGLVASEATPLNLSDAQSHPAFSFRPETGEEIYHSFLGVPILRAGNTLGVLVVQNRAKRNYVEEELEALQTTAMVLAELIASGELSALAQPGQEPAARHSAQKVGAILSEGIALGHVVLHEPRVVIKDYIAEDLPKEIKRLDTALAKLRADLDRMLERGDVAEGGEHREVLEAYRMFANDQGWSHKLHEAVATGLTAEAAVERVQSDTRARMLRSTDPYLRDRLHDLEDLGYRLMRQLVGQDHAPSREQLPDNAIVIARAMGPAALLDYDRKRLRGIILEEGTANSHVSIVARALGIPAVGEVPNAPGIADPGDAVIVDGTSGMIYVRPSQEVEAAFAERVRFRARRQAQYLALRDRPCVTRDGQKVELMINAGLAIDLPHIEDTGSAGIGLFRTELQFMVGQSLPRTSDQLALYRTVLDAAGTKPVTFRTLDIGGDKALPYMEAVIEENPALGWRAIRLGLDRPGLLRGQIRALLRAGGGRALRIMFPMISEVAEFDSAKALVERELTYLRQHGHTLPERIDIGTMVEVPALLYQLDELLKKVDFISVGSNDLFQFLFAVDRGNAKVSERFDTLSAPILRALRDIARKSQAAKKSLSLCGEMASKPIGALALIALGYHSLSLSATALGPVKAMVIDLDAKKAEAMLGPLLDAPAGSVSIRQKLTEFAEAEGLAL; encoded by the coding sequence ATGCGGAGCGCGTCGGGAGGTCCCCGCGTCTTGTTGAGACGGCTCCGCGAAACCATGGCGGAGCAGGTCTCGGCCCAGGAGCGGCTGGACAAGATCGTGGTGCTGATCGCCGCCAACATGGTGGCCGAGGTGTGCTCGGTCTATGTGCTGCGCGTCGACAACACGCTGGAGCTCTACGCCACCGAAGGCCTCAACCGCGAGGCCGTGCATCACACTGTGCTGAGCGCCCATGAGGGCCTGGTCGGCCTCGTCGCCAGCGAAGCGACGCCGCTCAACCTCAGCGATGCGCAGAGCCACCCGGCCTTCTCGTTCCGCCCCGAGACTGGCGAAGAAATCTACCACTCCTTCCTCGGCGTGCCGATCCTGCGTGCCGGCAACACGCTCGGCGTGCTGGTGGTGCAGAATCGCGCCAAGCGCAATTATGTCGAGGAGGAACTCGAGGCGCTGCAGACCACCGCGATGGTGCTGGCCGAGCTGATCGCCTCCGGCGAGCTGTCCGCGCTGGCGCAGCCAGGCCAGGAGCCGGCCGCGCGCCATTCCGCGCAGAAGGTCGGCGCCATCCTGTCGGAGGGCATTGCGCTCGGCCATGTCGTGCTGCACGAGCCACGTGTCGTCATCAAGGACTACATCGCCGAGGACCTGCCCAAGGAGATCAAGCGGCTCGACACCGCGCTGGCCAAGCTCCGCGCCGATCTCGACCGCATGCTCGAGCGCGGCGACGTCGCCGAGGGCGGCGAGCATCGCGAGGTGCTGGAAGCCTACCGCATGTTCGCCAACGACCAGGGCTGGTCGCACAAGCTGCATGAGGCGGTCGCCACCGGCCTCACCGCGGAAGCCGCGGTCGAGCGCGTGCAGTCCGACACCCGCGCGCGCATGCTGCGCTCCACCGATCCCTATTTGCGCGACCGGCTGCACGATCTCGAAGATCTCGGCTACCGCCTGATGCGTCAGCTGGTCGGTCAGGACCACGCGCCGTCACGCGAGCAGCTGCCCGACAACGCCATCGTCATCGCCCGCGCGATGGGGCCGGCTGCGCTGCTCGACTACGACCGCAAGCGCCTGCGCGGCATCATATTGGAGGAAGGCACCGCCAATTCCCACGTCTCGATCGTGGCGCGCGCACTCGGCATTCCCGCGGTCGGCGAGGTGCCGAACGCGCCTGGTATCGCCGATCCCGGCGACGCCGTCATCGTCGACGGCACCTCCGGCATGATCTATGTGCGCCCGTCGCAGGAGGTCGAGGCGGCCTTCGCCGAGCGTGTGCGCTTCCGCGCCCGCCGCCAGGCGCAATATCTGGCGCTGCGCGACCGGCCCTGCGTCACCAGGGATGGCCAGAAGGTCGAGCTGATGATCAATGCAGGTCTCGCCATCGACCTGCCGCATATCGAGGACACCGGCAGCGCCGGCATCGGCCTGTTCCGCACCGAGCTGCAGTTCATGGTGGGCCAGAGCCTGCCGCGGACCAGCGACCAGCTGGCGCTGTATCGCACCGTGCTGGATGCCGCCGGCACCAAGCCCGTCACCTTCCGCACCCTCGACATCGGCGGCGACAAGGCGCTGCCCTATATGGAAGCGGTGATCGAGGAAAATCCCGCGCTCGGCTGGCGCGCGATCCGGCTTGGGCTCGATCGTCCCGGCCTGTTGCGCGGCCAGATTCGTGCGCTCTTACGCGCCGGCGGCGGCCGCGCGCTGCGCATCATGTTCCCGATGATCTCGGAGGTCGCCGAATTCGATTCGGCGAAGGCGCTGGTCGAGCGCGAACTCACTTACCTGCGCCAGCACGGCCACACGCTGCCTGAGCGAATCGACATCGGCACCATGGTCGAGGTCCCCGCGCTGCTCTATCAGCTCGACGAGCTCCTGAAGAAGGTCGACTTCATCTCGGTCGGCTCCAACGATCTGTTCCAGTTCCTGTTCGCGGTCGACCGCGGCAATGCAAAAGTCTCTGAGCGCTTCGACACATTGTCGGCGCCGATCCTGCGCGCGCTGCGCGACATCGCGCGCAAGTCGCAGGCGGCGAAGAAGTCGCTCTCGCTCTGCGGCGAGATGGCATCCAAGCCGATCGGCGCACTGGCCCTGATTGCGCTCGGCTACCACTCACTGTCGTTGTCGGCTACCGCACTCGGCCCGGTCAAGGCGATGGTCATCGATCTCGATGCCAAGAAGGCCGAAGCCATGCTCGGCCCGCTGCTGGACGCGCCGGCGGGCAGCGTCTCGATCCGGCAGAAACTGACGGAATTTGCCGAAGCCGAAGGCCTGGCGTTGTAG
- a CDS encoding substrate-binding protein produces the protein MTDHLIRRGLSRRGLLQTTAGLIGGSVLPAMPAFAEDKPIGSYPAGVSGSTAFIGISVPRTGTYAVQGEDELKGYQLAIEHINSGHDLIKKISPKTSKGVLGKELKFGVADSAAKPNEAVQAQQRFISENKAIMITGGTSSAVAVALNKLAQREKVIFVCGISGSNDTTGKDCVRYGFRQNFFGQTAAAAIGPVMVKEFGKGKKAAYLTPDYTYGHTVTKSMQDFLATAGWTTVTNQVAPLGAPDYSSYLLNVANSGADVLINVNWGHDAVLSTQQAKQFGVLDKMKLVVPYQVPFIARETGGLMQGVFAATDYWWTLEDKFPLAKMFNEAFEKKYGYKPEWGAENAYVSFAHWARMCEQAGSFNPPDVIKAYEKGETLPSLVGDVHYRPEDHQCVRPVIIVKGKQQKDMKNKEDWYDVVEIVPGEGLMQKPDAFGCHLGDYS, from the coding sequence ATGACTGACCATCTCATTCGCCGTGGCCTCTCGCGCCGTGGCCTGCTCCAGACCACGGCGGGCCTCATCGGCGGCTCGGTGCTGCCGGCAATGCCGGCCTTTGCCGAGGACAAGCCGATCGGCTCGTATCCCGCGGGCGTCTCGGGTTCCACCGCCTTCATCGGCATCTCGGTTCCGCGCACCGGCACCTATGCCGTGCAGGGCGAGGACGAGCTCAAGGGCTATCAGCTCGCGATCGAGCACATCAACAGCGGTCACGACCTGATCAAGAAGATCTCGCCGAAGACCAGCAAGGGCGTGCTCGGCAAGGAGCTGAAATTCGGCGTCGCGGATTCCGCGGCCAAGCCGAACGAGGCGGTGCAGGCGCAGCAGCGCTTCATCAGCGAGAACAAGGCGATCATGATCACCGGCGGCACCTCGAGCGCCGTTGCGGTCGCACTCAACAAGCTCGCCCAGCGCGAGAAGGTGATCTTCGTGTGCGGCATCTCCGGCTCGAACGACACGACCGGAAAGGACTGCGTCCGCTACGGCTTCCGCCAGAACTTCTTCGGCCAGACCGCCGCGGCGGCGATCGGCCCCGTGATGGTCAAGGAATTCGGCAAGGGCAAGAAGGCCGCCTATCTCACGCCGGACTACACCTACGGCCACACCGTCACCAAATCGATGCAGGACTTCCTCGCGACCGCCGGCTGGACCACCGTCACCAACCAGGTCGCGCCGCTGGGCGCGCCCGATTATTCCTCCTATCTGCTGAACGTCGCGAATTCCGGCGCCGACGTGCTGATCAACGTCAATTGGGGCCACGACGCGGTGCTGTCGACCCAGCAGGCCAAGCAGTTCGGCGTGCTCGACAAGATGAAGCTGGTCGTCCCCTACCAGGTGCCCTTCATCGCGCGCGAGACCGGCGGGCTGATGCAGGGCGTCTTCGCCGCCACCGACTATTGGTGGACCCTCGAGGACAAGTTCCCGCTCGCCAAGATGTTCAACGAGGCTTTCGAGAAGAAGTACGGCTACAAGCCGGAATGGGGCGCGGAGAACGCCTATGTCAGCTTCGCGCACTGGGCGCGCATGTGCGAGCAGGCCGGCAGCTTCAACCCGCCCGACGTGATCAAGGCCTATGAAAAGGGCGAGACGCTGCCGTCACTGGTCGGCGACGTACATTACCGTCCCGAGGACCATCAGTGCGTCCGTCCCGTGATCATCGTCAAGGGCAAGCAGCAGAAGGACATGAAGAACAAGGAAGACTGGTACGATGTGGTTGAGATCGTCCCGGGCGAAGGCTTGATGCAGAAGCCGGACGCCTTCGGCTGCCATCTCGGCGATTACAGCTGA
- a CDS encoding MarR family winged helix-turn-helix transcriptional regulator: MHDADYAALAQFRYQIRSFLAFSEKAAAKEGLTPTQHQALLGIKGFVRPGPASVGDVARFLLIRHHSAVELVDRLAKLGLVSRLADPDDARRVHLKLTKKGEQKLRALSRKNLEELRRAASPALSRLLKSFRVFSES; this comes from the coding sequence ATGCATGATGCCGATTACGCGGCGCTGGCGCAGTTCCGCTATCAGATCCGGAGCTTCCTCGCCTTCAGCGAGAAGGCTGCGGCGAAGGAGGGATTGACGCCGACGCAGCACCAGGCGCTGCTCGGCATCAAGGGCTTTGTCCGTCCGGGGCCCGCGAGCGTCGGCGACGTCGCGCGCTTCCTGCTGATCCGGCATCATTCCGCAGTCGAACTGGTCGACCGTCTGGCCAAGCTCGGGCTGGTCAGCAGGCTTGCCGACCCCGACGACGCCCGGCGCGTGCACCTCAAGCTCACCAAGAAGGGCGAGCAGAAGCTTCGGGCGCTCTCGCGGAAGAACCTCGAAGAGCTTCGCCGTGCCGCGAGCCCGGCCTTGAGTCGTCTGTTGAAGTCGTTCCGGGTCTTCAGCGAAAGCTGA
- a CDS encoding DUF1178 family protein: protein MIRYALHCDKSHEFESWFQSSSAYDSQVKRKLVTCPICGSAKVEKAIMAPRIVGKKGRGRATPPPEPAAAPAPEAAPSGPTSLLMAQEKELRSKLKELRDHIVKNADNVGERFANEARAMHYGDKEHRPIYGEASPEEAKSLIDEGIEVSPLPTLPEDRN from the coding sequence ATGATCCGCTACGCGCTCCACTGCGACAAGAGCCACGAATTCGAAAGCTGGTTCCAGAGTTCGTCGGCGTATGATTCGCAGGTCAAGCGCAAGCTCGTGACCTGCCCGATCTGCGGCTCGGCCAAGGTCGAGAAGGCGATCATGGCCCCGCGCATCGTCGGCAAGAAGGGCCGCGGCCGTGCAACGCCGCCGCCTGAGCCCGCGGCTGCTCCCGCGCCCGAGGCTGCACCGTCAGGACCGACCTCGCTGTTGATGGCGCAGGAGAAAGAGCTGCGCAGCAAGCTGAAGGAGTTGCGCGATCACATCGTGAAGAACGCCGACAATGTCGGCGAGCGCTTTGCCAACGAAGCCCGCGCGATGCATTACGGCGACAAGGAGCACCGTCCGATCTACGGCGAGGCCTCGCCCGAGGAGGCGAAATCGCTGATCGACGAGGGCATCGAGGTATCGCCGCTGCCGACATTGCCGGAAGACAGGAACTAG
- a CDS encoding PH domain-containing protein, with the protein MARYIDEILQPGERVLYSTNAHWIFYFPAIVAWIVAGALFVASRQPIADWLVLLCLVASGLVALAALYWTLKGWFHRFTTETDVTNLRVVHKTGFIKRRTFEMALDKVESVDVDQTILGRILNYGDVTIRGVGEGIETIKTIASPLAFRSSITTR; encoded by the coding sequence ATGGCGCGTTACATCGACGAGATTCTGCAGCCCGGCGAACGGGTGCTGTATTCGACCAATGCGCACTGGATCTTCTATTTCCCGGCCATCGTGGCCTGGATCGTGGCCGGCGCGCTCTTCGTGGCGTCCCGGCAGCCGATCGCCGATTGGCTCGTCCTGCTCTGTCTGGTCGCCTCCGGCCTCGTTGCGCTTGCCGCGCTTTATTGGACCCTGAAGGGCTGGTTCCACCGCTTCACCACCGAGACCGACGTCACCAATCTCAGGGTCGTGCACAAGACCGGCTTCATCAAGCGCCGCACCTTCGAGATGGCGCTGGACAAGGTCGAAAGCGTCGACGTCGATCAGACCATCCTTGGACGTATTCTCAACTACGGCGACGTGACGATTCGCGGCGTCGGCGAGGGGATCGAGACGATCAAGACCATCGCCTCGCCGCTCGCCTTCCGTAGTTCGATCACCACGCGGTAG
- the ubiG gene encoding bifunctional 2-polyprenyl-6-hydroxyphenol methylase/3-demethylubiquinol 3-O-methyltransferase UbiG, whose amino-acid sequence MSMQQDTSATTTASPQPGSTVDAAEIAKFSKLSAEWWDPNGKMAPLHRINPLRLGYIRDAACRKFERNLRSLNCLGGLRVLDIGCGAGLLCEPLSRLGAQVIGVDPSQSNIAAAKLHADKGHLAIDYRCTTVEEIDPRERFDIVLAMEVVEHVVDVGVFLKRCAAMLKPNGLMVVSTLNRNWKSFALAIVGAEYVLRWLPRGTHEWNKFVTPDELAKYLLDNRLVITEQTGVVYSPFADKWSLSSDMDVNYMVVAEGMV is encoded by the coding sequence ATGAGCATGCAGCAAGATACTTCCGCAACCACAACCGCAAGCCCTCAGCCCGGCTCGACCGTCGACGCCGCCGAGATCGCGAAGTTCTCAAAGCTCTCGGCGGAGTGGTGGGACCCCAACGGCAAGATGGCGCCTCTGCACCGGATCAACCCGCTGCGGCTCGGCTATATCCGCGATGCCGCCTGCCGCAAGTTCGAGCGCAATTTACGCAGCCTCAACTGCCTCGGCGGCTTGCGCGTGCTCGACATCGGCTGCGGCGCCGGCCTGTTGTGCGAGCCGCTGTCGCGGCTCGGGGCGCAGGTCATCGGCGTCGATCCCTCCCAGAGCAACATCGCCGCGGCGAAGCTGCATGCCGACAAGGGCCATCTTGCGATCGACTACCGCTGCACCACGGTCGAGGAGATCGACCCGCGCGAGCGCTTCGACATCGTGCTGGCGATGGAAGTGGTCGAGCACGTCGTCGATGTCGGCGTCTTCCTGAAGCGCTGCGCCGCGATGCTGAAGCCGAACGGCCTCATGGTGGTCTCAACGCTGAACCGCAACTGGAAGAGCTTTGCGCTCGCCATCGTCGGCGCCGAATACGTCCTGCGCTGGCTGCCGCGCGGCACCCACGAATGGAACAAGTTCGTCACCCCCGACGAGCTGGCCAAATACCTGCTCGACAACCGCCTCGTTATCACCGAGCAGACCGGCGTGGTCTACTCGCCCTTCGCCGACAAATGGTCGCTCTCGTCGGACATGGACGTGAACTACATGGTGGTGGCGGAAGGGATGGTGTGA
- a CDS encoding branched-chain amino acid ABC transporter permease: protein MISWPNLVSQLFNGLALGALLALISSGLTIIYGTLGVLNLAHGAMFMIGGYAGFVAYQYTESFIIAVIAGSLFVMLLGVAMERVIIRHFYHRPHEDQLLVTFGLGICFVEIIRLIFSSQSQLVPPPAIFQGITNLGFMFYPTYRLAVVGIVAIALGALFIILYRTRLGMIVRAGIEDSVMVDSLGINVYRVFMVVFGIGAMAAGFAGIVNAPVVSLTPGIGDDILVQTFVVVVIGGVGSFPGAILGGLIAGEIISVTSMFNPGYAYVMLFAVMTLVLVVRPHGLLGVQGRE from the coding sequence ATGATTAGTTGGCCCAACCTCGTCTCGCAGCTCTTCAACGGGCTCGCGCTCGGCGCGCTGCTCGCGCTGATCAGCTCCGGCCTGACCATCATCTACGGCACGCTCGGCGTGCTCAACCTCGCGCATGGCGCGATGTTCATGATCGGCGGCTATGCCGGCTTCGTCGCCTACCAGTATACGGAATCGTTCATCATCGCCGTGATCGCCGGCTCCCTGTTCGTGATGCTGCTGGGCGTCGCGATGGAACGCGTCATCATTCGCCATTTCTATCATCGGCCGCACGAGGATCAGCTGCTCGTGACGTTCGGGCTCGGCATCTGCTTCGTCGAAATCATCCGGTTGATCTTCTCCAGCCAGTCGCAGCTGGTCCCGCCGCCGGCGATATTCCAGGGCATCACCAATCTCGGCTTCATGTTCTATCCGACCTACCGCCTCGCCGTGGTCGGCATCGTCGCGATCGCGCTCGGGGCGCTGTTCATCATCCTCTACCGGACCCGGCTCGGCATGATCGTGCGGGCCGGCATCGAGGATTCGGTGATGGTGGATTCGCTCGGCATCAACGTCTATCGCGTCTTCATGGTGGTGTTCGGCATCGGCGCGATGGCCGCCGGCTTTGCCGGCATCGTCAACGCGCCGGTGGTGTCGCTGACACCGGGCATCGGTGACGACATCCTGGTCCAGACCTTCGTGGTGGTCGTGATCGGCGGCGTCGGCTCGTTTCCAGGCGCCATCCTCGGCGGCCTGATCGCCGGCGAGATCATCAGCGTCACCTCCATGTTCAACCCCGGCTATGCCTATGTGATGCTGTTTGCGGTCATGACGCTCGTGCTCGTGGTGCGACCGCATGGCCTGCTCGGCGTCCAGGGCCGCGAGTAA
- the prfA gene encoding peptide chain release factor 1 produces MSSLPEAKLDMLLAHHASLEAESLGQLASERYVQITRELAEITPLIDAVKAYRAAVKELADTEALIADPATDAEMRAMAEAERNELTPKIEELVQKIRVALLPKDAMDDRNVVLEIRAGTGGDEASLFAGDLFRMYERFAALQGWKVEVISASEGTVGGYKEIIAEVQGRGAFSKLKFESGVHRVQRVPDTETQGRIHTSAATVAVMPEVEEVDVDIKNDDLRIETMRAQGAGGQHVNKTESAIRITHIPTGIVVMMQDSRSQHKNRASAMNILRSRIYDAEQQRLDAARSAERKEKVGSGDRSERIRTYNFPQGRVTDHRINLTLYKLPQVIAGEALGELTDALTTEHQAAQLAAQGAAA; encoded by the coding sequence ATGTCGTCACTCCCCGAAGCCAAACTGGATATGCTCCTTGCACATCATGCCTCGCTCGAGGCCGAATCGCTGGGGCAGCTCGCCTCCGAGCGCTATGTGCAGATCACGCGCGAGCTCGCCGAGATCACCCCGCTGATCGACGCCGTGAAGGCCTATCGCGCGGCGGTCAAGGAGCTCGCCGACACCGAGGCGCTGATCGCCGATCCCGCGACCGATGCCGAGATGCGCGCCATGGCGGAAGCCGAGCGCAACGAGCTCACGCCGAAAATCGAGGAGCTGGTCCAGAAGATCCGCGTCGCGCTCTTGCCCAAGGACGCCATGGACGACCGCAACGTGGTGCTGGAAATCCGCGCCGGCACCGGCGGCGACGAGGCCTCGCTGTTTGCCGGCGACCTGTTCCGGATGTACGAGCGTTTCGCTGCCTTGCAGGGCTGGAAGGTCGAGGTGATCTCGGCCAGCGAAGGCACCGTTGGCGGTTACAAGGAAATCATCGCCGAGGTGCAGGGCCGCGGCGCGTTCTCCAAGCTGAAGTTCGAATCCGGCGTGCACCGCGTGCAGCGCGTGCCCGACACCGAGACGCAGGGACGTATTCATACATCTGCCGCGACTGTCGCCGTGATGCCGGAGGTCGAGGAAGTCGACGTCGACATCAAGAACGACGATCTCAGGATCGAGACCATGCGCGCGCAAGGCGCCGGCGGCCAGCACGTCAACAAGACCGAATCGGCGATCCGCATCACCCACATCCCGACCGGCATCGTGGTGATGATGCAGGACTCGCGTTCGCAGCACAAGAATCGCGCCTCCGCCATGAACATCCTGCGCTCGCGCATCTATGACGCCGAGCAGCAGCGCCTCGACGCCGCGCGGTCGGCCGAGCGCAAGGAGAAGGTCGGCTCGGGCGACCGCTCCGAGCGCATCCGCACCTACAATTTTCCGCAAGGGCGCGTCACCGACCACCGCATCAATTTGACGCTCTACAAGCTGCCGCAGGTGATCGCAGGCGAAGCGCTTGGCGAGTTGACCGACGCGCTGACCACGGAGCATCAGGCCGCCCAGCTCGCCGCCCAAGGCGCGGCGGCCTGA